The proteins below come from a single Streptococcus porcinus genomic window:
- a CDS encoding surface-anchored 5'-nucleotidase: protein MKKHIVLKSSVLSVLAGMSLVVSAVSADQVDVQILGINDFHGAIDQTSTAYMPDGKISGAGTATQLDAYMDKAQADFAQTSPNGTSFRVQAGDMVGASPANSGLLQDEPTVQIFNEMNVEYGTLGNHEFDEGLAEYNRIMTGTAPAPDSTINQITKDYPHVPSNQTIVISNVVDKKTGEIPYNWKPYAIKSIPINNTSVKVGIIGVVTTEIPDLVLKQNYEQYDFLDEAETIAKYAKELRTQNVNAIMILAHIPATTGKDGLVGDQMATIINKVNQIYPDNSIDIVFTGHNHVYANGTIGNTRIVQALAQGKAYADVRGTLDTDTQDFIAVPTGQVVAVAPGILTGTPEIQAIVNNANTIVARVTETKIGTAITNANISREVNSDKESALGNLITKAQLAIARESFPTVDFAITNNGGVRADLVVNSDQSITWGAAQAVQPFGNILQVVELTGQEIYDVLNEQYDEGEKYFLQMSGLRYIYTDSGSADPLNPYKVVKAYKTNGEEIDPNATYKVVINDFLYGGGDGFKTFKKGRLLGAINPDTEVFIKYIKDLEASNQKVSATISGVKTYATVTLETSKKKDSSGIHDLVNRVYRNREGKIIQTELVSDLFTPTRAPETATTKVRSLANNSYSLMYAKSENHIQNTDVKKKLPLTGSKERGSLLLSLAGVATLFATALAKKKEH from the coding sequence ATGAAAAAACATATTGTTTTAAAAAGCAGTGTTTTGAGTGTCCTTGCTGGTATGTCACTAGTCGTTTCAGCTGTTAGCGCTGATCAAGTTGATGTTCAAATTTTAGGGATTAATGACTTCCACGGAGCCATTGATCAAACTAGCACCGCTTATATGCCTGATGGTAAAATTTCAGGTGCTGGAACGGCTACTCAACTGGATGCTTATATGGATAAAGCTCAAGCTGATTTTGCCCAAACTAGTCCTAATGGAACTAGTTTTCGTGTTCAAGCTGGTGACATGGTTGGAGCTAGCCCAGCAAACTCAGGATTACTCCAAGACGAACCAACTGTTCAGATTTTTAATGAAATGAATGTTGAATATGGCACCCTTGGTAACCATGAATTCGATGAGGGCTTGGCTGAGTATAATCGTATTATGACTGGCACAGCTCCTGCTCCTGATTCGACTATTAATCAAATTACAAAAGACTACCCACATGTTCCTTCTAATCAAACGATTGTTATTTCAAATGTTGTTGATAAAAAGACTGGGGAGATTCCATATAATTGGAAACCTTATGCTATTAAATCCATTCCTATTAACAATACTTCCGTAAAAGTCGGTATAATTGGCGTCGTTACTACTGAAATCCCCGATTTAGTCCTGAAACAGAATTACGAACAGTATGATTTTTTAGACGAAGCTGAAACTATCGCTAAGTATGCTAAAGAATTAAGAACCCAGAACGTTAATGCTATTATGATTTTAGCCCACATCCCTGCAACTACAGGAAAAGATGGTCTAGTTGGTGATCAAATGGCTACCATTATCAATAAAGTTAACCAAATCTACCCTGATAACAGTATTGATATAGTCTTTACTGGACACAATCACGTGTATGCAAACGGAACAATTGGTAATACTCGAATTGTTCAAGCTCTTGCTCAAGGAAAGGCCTATGCTGATGTCCGTGGTACTTTGGATACTGATACTCAGGATTTCATCGCAGTACCTACTGGACAAGTTGTCGCTGTTGCTCCAGGTATTTTAACAGGAACGCCTGAAATCCAAGCAATTGTGAATAATGCCAATACCATCGTGGCTCGTGTAACTGAAACAAAAATTGGAACAGCTATAACAAATGCCAATATTTCAAGAGAGGTTAATAGCGATAAAGAATCAGCACTCGGTAACCTAATTACAAAAGCACAATTAGCTATTGCCAGAGAATCATTCCCTACTGTAGACTTCGCCATTACAAACAATGGTGGGGTTCGTGCTGACTTAGTAGTTAATAGTGATCAATCAATCACTTGGGGCGCAGCTCAAGCTGTCCAACCCTTTGGAAATATCCTTCAAGTTGTCGAATTAACAGGACAAGAAATTTATGATGTCTTGAATGAACAGTATGATGAAGGAGAAAAATATTTCCTTCAAATGTCAGGTCTTAGATACATCTATACTGATAGTGGCTCTGCTGATCCCTTAAATCCTTACAAAGTTGTGAAAGCCTATAAGACCAACGGTGAAGAAATTGACCCGAACGCAACCTACAAAGTGGTTATCAATGATTTCTTATATGGTGGAGGAGATGGTTTTAAAACATTTAAAAAAGGGAGATTGTTAGGAGCAATTAACCCTGATACTGAAGTATTCATTAAATATATTAAAGATTTAGAAGCTAGCAATCAAAAAGTTTCTGCCACTATCTCTGGAGTTAAAACCTATGCTACAGTTACTCTTGAAACATCTAAAAAGAAAGACTCATCAGGTATACATGATTTAGTTAATCGCGTTTATCGTAATCGTGAGGGAAAAATCATTCAAACAGAGTTAGTTTCAGACCTATTCACACCAACTAGGGCTCCTGAAACAGCAACTACAAAAGTAAGAAGCCTAGCAAATAACAGTTACTCCTTAATGTATGCTAAATCTGAAAATCATATTCAAAATACTGATGTTAAGAAAAAATTACCTTTAACCGGAAGTAAGGAGCGAGGTTCACTTTTACTATCACTAGCAGGAGTTGCTACTCTTTTTGCGACTGCTTTAGCTAAGAAAAAAGAACACTAA
- a CDS encoding DegV family protein — translation MKLAIVTDNTTAIPEEVKNHKDIYVLNIPVIFDNETYYEGLNLSLDEFYQKMANSSELPKTSQPSLTELDELLTDLSVTGYTHVIGLFLAGGISGFWQNIQFLVEEHPDLTVAFPDSKIASVPTGNMISAILSWCQKGDDFDTILKKLYAKIEGTSAYILVDDLNHLVKGGRLSNGSALLGSLLSIKPILRFNDEGKIVVFEKIRTEKKAMKRLVELLNETAKEGEFEFSIINANGQEKAITLKSMLIESGLPDNFYEADFSSVVGAHLGTNAVAVGYSPIIK, via the coding sequence ATGAAATTAGCAATTGTTACAGATAATACGACAGCCATACCAGAAGAAGTGAAAAATCATAAAGACATATATGTCTTGAACATTCCAGTTATTTTTGATAATGAAACCTATTATGAGGGCTTAAATCTTAGTTTAGATGAGTTTTATCAAAAAATGGCTAATAGTTCAGAATTACCTAAAACTAGTCAACCTTCACTGACAGAATTAGATGAACTGTTAACAGATTTATCCGTAACAGGTTATACGCATGTCATTGGTTTGTTTCTTGCTGGGGGTATCTCAGGATTTTGGCAAAATATTCAGTTCTTAGTTGAAGAACATCCTGATTTAACAGTGGCTTTCCCAGATAGTAAAATCGCGTCGGTACCAACAGGAAATATGATTTCAGCTATTTTAAGTTGGTGTCAAAAAGGTGACGACTTTGATACTATTCTTAAGAAATTGTATGCAAAAATTGAAGGCACTTCAGCCTATATTTTGGTTGATGACCTTAATCATTTAGTTAAAGGTGGACGTTTATCCAATGGCTCAGCTTTATTAGGTAGCCTATTAAGTATAAAACCAATACTTCGTTTTAACGATGAAGGTAAGATAGTTGTTTTTGAAAAGATTAGGACAGAAAAGAAAGCTATGAAGCGTTTGGTTGAGTTGTTAAACGAAACCGCTAAAGAAGGGGAGTTTGAGTTTTCCATCATAAATGCTAATGGCCAAGAAAAAGCTATCACTTTAAAGAGTATGTTAATTGAGAGTGGTTTGCCAGATAACTTCTATGAAGCAGACTTCAGCTCAGTAGTTGGAGCACATCTTGGAACAAATGCAGTAGCAGTTGGTTATTCACCAATTATTAAATAA
- a CDS encoding ABC transporter ATP-binding protein: MLALILEHIKTKKAMYLLVVISLLVYDASLIIPTKVVQSLVDHMSHHQLSQASLKNHILVLIIATFMSYATAYLWHLKLFQEAVAFKCDLQQRAFKKLVLMRTPYYDKFRSGDMMTRFSTDVEALMDFIGYGLMIILYTGGMFAFIIPTMFFISWKMTLIGMLPIIIGVFLTYFMTKKQELLVEEAREAISNLSDQVLETVEGIRVMRAYSKKVFLAKEFERKIRAIAEKWNRIASIRGLYFPVFTIMLALSTILVLITGLSFLQKGLITLGQVLALQLYLVSLIEPFSMVADFILVFQTGNASFSKLSQVIETSDDMEEDGSQSLAKIETIRLKDYSFRYPESNQDTLKKLNLVLNQGQTLGIIGKTGSGKTSLVRQFLRQYPKGDGLFEINGHDILDYKRKALESHIGYVPQEHILFSKTVWQNIAMGKSGAEESDILAAIETASFSEDLAHLSQGLETEIGERGLSISGGQKQRIAIARAFLGKPDLLILDDSLSAVDARTEAAIITNIQRERQGKTSIIVSHRLSAIQHADWVIVLEDGEIIEEGKPNDLYQRGGWYYQQYIRQEGKGVGDVSL; the protein is encoded by the coding sequence ATGTTAGCTTTAATTTTAGAACACATAAAAACTAAAAAAGCTATGTATCTTCTAGTAGTCATTTCGTTGTTGGTGTATGATGCCAGCTTAATTATTCCTACTAAGGTTGTTCAAAGTTTAGTTGATCACATGAGTCATCATCAACTTAGTCAAGCCTCTTTAAAAAATCATATACTTGTTCTCATCATTGCTACCTTTATGTCATATGCCACAGCATACTTATGGCATCTCAAGCTCTTCCAAGAAGCAGTAGCTTTCAAATGTGATTTACAGCAAAGAGCGTTTAAAAAGTTGGTTTTGATGCGGACACCTTATTATGATAAATTCCGTTCTGGAGATATGATGACACGGTTTTCGACAGATGTTGAAGCTTTGATGGATTTTATCGGTTACGGTTTGATGATTATCTTATATACTGGAGGTATGTTTGCTTTTATTATTCCCACAATGTTTTTCATTTCTTGGAAGATGACTTTAATTGGCATGCTCCCGATTATCATTGGTGTTTTTTTGACTTACTTCATGACGAAAAAACAGGAATTACTAGTAGAAGAAGCCAGAGAAGCCATTTCAAACTTAAGTGATCAGGTGCTAGAAACCGTAGAAGGCATTCGTGTTATGAGGGCTTATAGCAAAAAAGTTTTTTTAGCTAAAGAGTTTGAGAGAAAAATAAGAGCAATTGCTGAGAAATGGAATCGGATTGCATCGATTCGTGGCCTATATTTTCCTGTTTTTACTATTATGCTCGCACTTAGTACGATTCTTGTTTTAATTACTGGTCTTTCTTTTTTACAAAAAGGTCTTATCACTCTTGGTCAAGTACTGGCCTTGCAACTCTATCTAGTCTCTCTCATTGAGCCCTTCAGTATGGTGGCTGATTTTATCCTCGTTTTTCAGACAGGTAATGCTTCGTTTTCAAAACTTAGCCAAGTGATTGAAACTAGCGATGATATGGAGGAAGATGGGAGCCAATCCTTAGCCAAGATTGAGACTATTAGGTTGAAAGACTATTCTTTTAGGTATCCAGAAAGTAATCAAGATACTCTGAAAAAGCTTAATCTTGTCCTTAATCAAGGTCAAACCTTGGGTATTATCGGAAAAACAGGTTCAGGTAAAACGAGTTTAGTCCGACAATTCTTGCGTCAGTATCCAAAAGGTGACGGGCTTTTTGAAATAAATGGTCATGATATTTTAGACTATAAGCGTAAAGCATTGGAAAGTCACATTGGCTACGTGCCTCAAGAGCATATTCTCTTTTCAAAGACTGTTTGGCAAAATATTGCTATGGGGAAAAGCGGAGCAGAGGAATCAGATATTCTTGCAGCCATCGAAACAGCTTCCTTTAGTGAAGATTTAGCACATCTATCGCAGGGCTTAGAAACGGAGATTGGGGAAAGGGGCTTATCAATTTCTGGTGGCCAGAAACAGCGAATTGCTATAGCTAGAGCTTTTCTAGGGAAGCCTGATTTGCTGATTTTGGATGATTCTTTGTCAGCGGTTGATGCTAGAACTGAGGCTGCTATCATTACTAACATTCAACGTGAAAGGCAAGGAAAAACAAGTATTATTGTTAGCCATCGTTTATCGGCAATCCAGCATGCTGATTGGGTTATCGTTTTAGAAGATGGAGAAATTATTGAGGAAGGAAAACCAAATGATCTTTACCAGCGGGGTGGTTGGTATTATCAACAGTATATTAGACAAGAAGGAAAGGGGGTAGGGGATGTCAGTCTTTAA
- a CDS encoding DUF1149 family protein: MQVIREKEFVNQYHYDARNLEWEKENGTPETNFEVTFQLLDKDEDKNETVIVSVLQFLIVKDEFVIGGVISQMVRIVDRLINQPSEFKQDEVEYLAEPLLDMVQRLTYEVTEIALDRPGINLEFKS; the protein is encoded by the coding sequence ATGCAAGTCATTAGAGAAAAAGAATTTGTTAATCAATATCATTATGATGCAAGAAATTTGGAATGGGAGAAAGAAAATGGAACTCCCGAAACTAATTTTGAAGTAACCTTTCAATTACTTGATAAAGATGAAGACAAAAATGAAACGGTAATTGTTTCAGTTCTACAATTTTTGATTGTAAAAGATGAGTTCGTTATTGGGGGAGTTATCTCTCAAATGGTACGTATTGTTGACCGTTTGATTAATCAACCAAGCGAATTCAAACAAGATGAAGTTGAGTATCTTGCAGAACCATTGTTAGATATGGTTCAACGCTTGACCTATGAAGTCACGGAAATCGCTTTAGATAGACCGGGAATTAATTTGGAGTTTAAGAGTTAA
- a CDS encoding glycoside hydrolase family 73 protein yields the protein MTKLKGKKLLLAIFALVALVATFVVVQSSQKEKKVEADSFAVGPTQAFINEIAGTASQIASERDLYASVMIAQAILESSNGQSGLSQAPYYNFFGIKGAYNGGSVTMKTWEDDGKGNPYEIDQPFRAYPSIADSLNDYANLLSSPLYSGAHRSNTLSYQDATAALTGLYATDTSYNAKLNSIIQTYGLTAYDVVSPAPSSQVAATPPATVDTNNLVWNHFRGSYTDSETLRIDQAWASLKYNR from the coding sequence ATGACTAAGTTGAAAGGTAAAAAATTATTACTGGCGATTTTTGCATTAGTAGCATTAGTAGCCACATTTGTAGTAGTGCAATCTTCACAAAAAGAAAAAAAAGTAGAGGCCGACAGTTTTGCAGTTGGGCCAACACAAGCTTTTATCAACGAAATTGCTGGTACTGCTAGTCAAATAGCTAGTGAAAGAGATTTATATGCCTCTGTTATGATAGCTCAAGCTATTTTAGAGTCAAGTAATGGCCAGTCAGGCCTCAGTCAGGCGCCATACTATAATTTTTTTGGTATTAAAGGTGCTTACAATGGTGGCTCTGTAACAATGAAAACTTGGGAAGATGATGGCAAAGGTAATCCCTACGAAATTGATCAACCTTTCAGGGCTTATCCAAGTATAGCTGATTCTTTAAACGATTACGCTAATTTATTAAGTTCACCTCTATATTCAGGTGCGCATCGCTCAAATACACTGTCTTATCAGGATGCAACTGCAGCATTGACAGGTTTATATGCAACGGACACATCTTATAATGCCAAGCTCAATAGTATTATCCAAACTTACGGCTTAACTGCTTATGATGTAGTTTCACCAGCTCCTAGCTCTCAGGTGGCGGCGACACCGCCTGCAACGGTTGACACTAACAATCTTGTTTGGAATCATTTTAGAGGTTCTTATACTGATTCTGAAACATTAAGGATTGATCAGGCGTGGGCCTCACTAAAGTATAATCGATAA
- a CDS encoding CCA tRNA nucleotidyltransferase, translating into MKLITLPSEFQKALPILKKIKEAGYEAYFVGGSVRDVLLNRPIHDVDIATSSYPEETKAIFTRTVDLGVEHGTVLVLEGGGEYEITTFRTEDVYVDYRRPSQVSFVRSLEEDLKRRDFTVNALALDEDGEIIDKFNGLDDLKARRLRAVGKAQDRFEEDALRIMRGFRFAATLDFTVEETTFCAMAEQAHLLTKISVERIFIEFDKLLMSKHWRCGLELLVNAQAYQFLPDLAGQKINLQMMMSNLQTTFNFTESAQAWASLIVSLDISNSKAFLKKWKTSNEFQKKVDQIVSLYRLRQKQELDKWSLYSYGKEIAILCEELRQAQALEVNFSRIQDLDEALAIHDKHEIVINGRYLMQELGMSAGPELGKTLNHIEEAIVRGQLINDLPTIREYIIEELRNE; encoded by the coding sequence ATGAAATTAATAACGTTGCCTTCTGAATTTCAGAAGGCTTTACCAATATTAAAGAAAATTAAAGAAGCGGGCTATGAGGCTTATTTTGTGGGCGGAAGTGTACGTGATGTCCTTTTAAATCGTCCAATTCATGATGTGGATATAGCTACTAGTTCATATCCAGAGGAGACTAAGGCAATTTTCACAAGAACTGTAGACTTAGGTGTTGAGCACGGAACCGTTCTTGTTTTGGAAGGAGGGGGTGAATATGAAATCACCACTTTTCGAACAGAGGATGTCTATGTTGATTACCGTAGACCTAGTCAGGTTTCCTTTGTCCGATCTTTGGAAGAAGATCTGAAGCGTCGTGATTTCACAGTTAATGCTTTAGCTTTAGATGAAGATGGTGAAATTATTGATAAGTTTAATGGACTTGATGATTTAAAAGCTAGGCGCTTACGAGCGGTTGGAAAAGCCCAAGATCGTTTTGAAGAAGATGCTCTTCGAATCATGCGAGGATTCCGCTTTGCAGCAACTTTGGATTTTACCGTTGAAGAAACGACCTTCTGTGCGATGGCTGAACAAGCTCACTTATTAACAAAGATTTCTGTTGAAAGAATCTTTATTGAATTTGATAAGTTGCTGATGTCCAAGCACTGGCGGTGTGGGTTGGAGTTATTAGTTAATGCGCAAGCTTACCAATTTTTACCGGACCTAGCAGGTCAAAAGATCAACCTGCAAATGATGATGAGCAATTTGCAAACTACTTTTAACTTCACTGAGAGTGCCCAAGCTTGGGCAAGTCTGATTGTAAGTCTGGATATTTCTAATAGCAAAGCTTTTCTTAAAAAATGGAAAACATCAAATGAGTTTCAAAAGAAGGTGGATCAGATTGTCAGTCTATATCGGCTTCGTCAGAAGCAAGAGCTAGATAAGTGGTCTTTGTACAGCTACGGCAAGGAAATCGCCATTCTTTGTGAAGAGCTCCGTCAAGCCCAGGCTTTAGAGGTGAATTTTTCCAGAATTCAAGATTTGGATGAAGCATTAGCGATTCATGATAAGCATGAAATAGTAATCAACGGTCGCTATCTAATGCAGGAATTAGGAATGTCCGCTGGACCAGAACTAGGTAAAACTCTTAATCATATCGAAGAAGCGATTGTTCGTGGGCAGTTGATTAATGATCTTCCAACTATTCGTGAATATATTATTGAGGAGTTAAGGAATGAGTGA
- a CDS encoding ABC-F family ATP-binding cassette domain-containing protein: MSDFLVEKLSKTVGDKTVFRDISFLIHDYDRIGIIGVNGTGKTTLLDVIAGKIGYDGDLSPFLKPNDYKIAYLTQDPEFKDDDSVLETVLSTDLPEMVLIGQYERLMSSYSEANQKELEKIMAEMDRLDAWSIESEVKTVLSKLGISDLEQKVGQLSGGMKRRVQLAQVLLGAADLLLLDEPTNHLDIDTIAWLTNYLKSSKKTVLFITHDRYFLDHLATRIFELDNAKLQEYQGNYQDYVRLKAEQDERDAANLHKKKQLYKQELSWMRTQPQARATKQQARINRFNELKEDVSNSVSNESLEMAFETSRIGKKVIHFENVSFGYNKKFPLINDFSLIIQNKDRIGIVGDNGVGKTTLLHLINGDLKPHSGKVDIGETVRIGYFSQQIQGMDENKRLITYLQEVADEVKTSVGTTSISELLEQFLFPRSTHGSIIGKLSGGEKKRLYLLKILIEKPNVLLLDEPTNDLDIATLTVLEQFLNHFAGPVITVSHDRYFLDKVATKILSFENGEIQVFYGNYSDYLDEKAFQNEKMLLKVKKLPKMIAKEVADKKRMSYKEKQEWATIEDDITQIEKKIACIESDMLTVGSDYGKLSDYQTKLDQLNQELLEKYERYDYLSELEN, from the coding sequence ATGAGTGATTTTTTAGTTGAAAAATTAAGCAAAACAGTTGGAGATAAGACTGTTTTTCGGGATATTTCTTTTCTCATACATGATTATGATCGAATTGGAATTATTGGTGTTAATGGAACAGGTAAAACAACTTTATTAGATGTTATCGCTGGAAAAATTGGTTACGATGGTGATTTATCTCCTTTTTTGAAGCCTAATGATTATAAAATTGCCTACTTGACTCAGGATCCTGAATTTAAGGACGATGATAGTGTTTTAGAGACAGTGTTATCGACAGATTTGCCTGAAATGGTTTTGATAGGACAGTATGAACGTCTGATGTCAAGTTATTCAGAAGCTAATCAAAAAGAATTAGAGAAAATTATGGCTGAGATGGATCGGCTTGATGCGTGGTCCATTGAAAGTGAAGTCAAAACAGTTCTTTCTAAGTTGGGGATTTCAGACTTAGAACAAAAAGTCGGTCAATTATCAGGAGGGATGAAACGTCGTGTTCAATTGGCTCAGGTATTGCTAGGAGCAGCAGATCTCTTACTGTTGGATGAGCCAACGAACCATCTGGATATAGATACTATAGCTTGGCTAACCAATTACCTCAAATCATCGAAAAAAACGGTGTTATTTATTACCCACGATCGCTATTTTCTAGATCATTTGGCTACGCGAATTTTCGAATTAGATAATGCAAAATTACAAGAATATCAAGGTAATTATCAAGACTATGTCCGCCTTAAAGCTGAACAAGATGAACGCGATGCAGCTAACTTACATAAGAAAAAACAGTTGTATAAACAAGAATTATCTTGGATGCGGACGCAACCACAAGCTCGTGCTACTAAACAACAAGCTCGCATTAATCGCTTTAATGAGTTGAAAGAGGATGTTTCGAATTCGGTATCAAATGAATCATTGGAAATGGCTTTTGAAACCAGTCGGATTGGGAAAAAAGTCATTCACTTTGAAAATGTTTCATTTGGTTATAACAAGAAATTCCCTTTAATCAATGATTTTAGTTTAATTATTCAGAACAAAGACCGTATTGGGATTGTAGGCGATAATGGTGTTGGTAAAACGACACTACTCCATCTCATTAATGGAGATCTCAAGCCTCATTCTGGCAAAGTAGATATCGGAGAAACCGTCCGTATTGGCTATTTCTCACAGCAAATTCAAGGTATGGATGAAAATAAACGCCTTATAACATATTTGCAAGAGGTTGCTGATGAGGTAAAGACAAGTGTTGGTACGACCAGCATTAGCGAACTCTTAGAGCAGTTTCTTTTTCCTAGATCAACACACGGTAGTATTATCGGCAAATTATCAGGCGGAGAGAAAAAACGTCTTTATCTTTTGAAAATATTGATTGAAAAACCAAATGTTCTTCTCTTAGATGAGCCGACAAATGATTTAGACATTGCAACTTTGACTGTTTTAGAACAATTTTTAAATCATTTTGCTGGTCCAGTTATTACTGTTAGTCATGACCGCTATTTCTTGGATAAAGTAGCTACTAAGATTCTTTCTTTTGAAAATGGGGAAATTCAGGTCTTTTATGGAAATTACAGTGATTATCTAGATGAAAAAGCTTTTCAAAATGAAAAAATGCTTTTAAAAGTTAAGAAACTACCTAAAATGATAGCCAAAGAGGTAGCAGATAAGAAACGTATGTCATATAAGGAAAAACAAGAGTGGGCTACTATTGAAGATGATATTACCCAAATTGAGAAAAAGATTGCGTGTATTGAAAGTGACATGTTAACGGTAGGTTCTGATTATGGCAAGTTATCGGACTACCAAACGAAACTGGATCAATTGAATCAAGAACTCTTAGAAAAATATGAACGCTATGATTATTTGAGTGAATTGGAAAACTAG
- a CDS encoding peptide deformylase: MIRQIVKDPFFLRQVSKQATKEDLPIGKDLQDTLAFHRENCLGLAANMIGESKRIIIISMGFVDLVMFNPKLVKKSDSYITEESCLSLSGNQKTKRYQNITVEYLDLNWRKKSLSLNGLAAQICQHELDHLDGILI; this comes from the coding sequence ATGATTCGTCAAATTGTGAAAGATCCTTTCTTTTTGCGACAAGTTTCAAAACAAGCCACAAAAGAGGATTTACCCATAGGTAAGGATTTACAAGACACTTTAGCTTTTCATAGAGAGAATTGCTTGGGCTTGGCGGCTAATATGATTGGAGAGTCTAAACGTATTATTATCATTTCAATGGGATTTGTTGACTTAGTTATGTTTAATCCAAAGTTGGTGAAAAAATCCGACTCATATATCACTGAAGAATCTTGCCTCTCGCTTTCTGGAAATCAGAAAACAAAACGCTATCAAAACATTACAGTGGAATATCTTGACCTTAATTGGAGAAAGAAGAGTTTAAGCTTGAATGGTTTAGCTGCCCAAATTTGCCAACATGAGTTAGATCATCTAGATGGAATTTTAATCTAA
- the gdhA gene encoding NADP-specific glutamate dehydrogenase: protein MISGKEYVDRVFEKVKATNAYETEFLQAVEEVFDSLIPVFDKYPNYIKENLLERLVEPERIISFRVPWMDDQGKVHVNRGYRVQFSSAIGPYKGGLRFHPSVNQSIVKFLGFEQIFKNSLTGQPIGGGKGGSNFDPKGKSDMEIMRFTQSFMTELQKHVGPDLDVPAGDIGVGGREIGYLFGQYKRLNGYQNGVLTGKGLSFGGSLARKEATGYGVVYFAQHMLASKGQELKGKKAIVSGSGNVAIYATEKLQELGASVIAVSDSSGYVYDENGIDLDSLKQIKEVNRGRIKSYIEMHPHAIFTAAGSGPSIWSLKADLAFPCATQNELNAKDAQMLVDNGILAVVEGANMPSTLKAMTLLQDAGVLFGPAKAANAGGVAVSALEMAQNSGRIAWTFEEVDAKLFDIMKDIYDNATHAADEFNLSGNLVAGANIAGFLKVAEAMSAQGLV, encoded by the coding sequence ATGATATCAGGAAAAGAATATGTTGATCGTGTTTTTGAGAAGGTAAAAGCTACAAATGCATATGAAACCGAATTTTTACAGGCTGTTGAGGAAGTTTTTGACTCCTTAATACCAGTTTTTGATAAATATCCTAATTATATCAAAGAAAATCTCTTAGAACGATTAGTTGAGCCAGAACGTATTATCTCTTTTAGAGTTCCATGGATGGACGATCAAGGGAAAGTTCATGTTAACCGAGGCTATCGCGTGCAATTTTCTTCAGCAATAGGTCCCTACAAGGGCGGGTTACGCTTTCATCCTTCCGTTAATCAGTCTATTGTTAAATTTTTAGGATTTGAACAAATTTTTAAAAATTCATTGACTGGGCAACCTATAGGTGGCGGTAAAGGGGGATCAAATTTTGATCCTAAAGGCAAATCAGATATGGAGATTATGCGCTTTACCCAAAGCTTTATGACTGAATTACAAAAACATGTTGGTCCAGACTTAGATGTTCCTGCTGGCGATATCGGAGTTGGCGGTCGTGAAATAGGTTATCTGTTCGGACAATATAAGCGTTTAAATGGTTATCAAAATGGTGTTCTAACTGGTAAAGGATTATCATTTGGGGGTTCCTTAGCACGTAAAGAAGCGACGGGATATGGGGTTGTTTATTTTGCACAACACATGTTAGCTTCAAAAGGCCAAGAGCTTAAAGGGAAAAAAGCCATTGTCTCTGGATCAGGTAATGTGGCTATCTATGCTACTGAAAAATTACAAGAACTTGGGGCAAGTGTTATTGCCGTTTCAGATTCGTCGGGTTATGTTTACGATGAAAATGGTATCGATTTAGATAGTTTAAAACAAATTAAAGAAGTTAATCGTGGACGTATTAAAAGTTATATTGAGATGCATCCTCATGCTATCTTTACAGCAGCTGGTAGTGGGCCATCAATTTGGTCTTTAAAGGCCGATCTTGCTTTCCCGTGTGCTACTCAAAATGAGTTGAATGCTAAAGATGCTCAAATGTTGGTTGATAATGGTATTCTTGCTGTTGTCGAAGGCGCTAACATGCCATCTACTTTAAAGGCTATGACACTATTGCAAGACGCGGGTGTTTTATTTGGGCCTGCCAAAGCAGCTAATGCTGGTGGAGTAGCGGTGTCCGCTTTAGAAATGGCACAAAATAGTGGACGAATTGCTTGGACTTTTGAAGAAGTTGATGCAAAACTTTTTGATATTATGAAAGATATCTATGATAATGCGACACATGCTGCTGATGAATTTAACCTTTCTGGGAATCTAGTTGCAGGTGCTAATATCGCAGGCTTTCTAAAAGTTGCCGAAGCTATGTCGGCTCAAGGTCTTGTTTAA